In a genomic window of Coprococcus eutactus:
- a CDS encoding zinc ribbon domain-containing protein, producing the protein MDLSVSLCIAAAFAILCTFYIGKSILVMDFSEYLPKNLKKAKLKRLLAKRETPLQDSKIRKDIRKAFERVLIPLGKADQKLLTARMDLAFRKKIVSQIDVLNKNKLRRKIYVTDVVPIPKNNFETWNDDGREWRESVLKCSTLERFESMQGNRVQHEIYRKNSYLRILQSRHVRRTDKKENKKSYYHDMLRITCPSCGARVKLNSQQVTCEYCGAVIKNEFYDWQTESFEIYETISTNMKRFLQLLLSGFILFLSVFLCLYLIEDTEISLAAGVGAAILAFGTIVTPIICGKVKQDNLAKKIVGYSENYLRSCLNEYFSKNENDNDLLDFSIGTIKLLKVSNTDEITTVKSEVYGTKTFLPENKKPFTKKFKKKLTMQRARYPEKRKSDGEFFAEKECPSCGATFLPDENGCCSYCGYSFHGDSEKWKIKS; encoded by the coding sequence ATGGATTTATCAGTATCGCTGTGCATTGCAGCCGCTTTTGCTATATTATGTACATTCTATATCGGTAAAAGTATACTTGTAATGGATTTTTCGGAATATCTTCCCAAGAATTTGAAAAAAGCTAAGCTGAAAAGATTGCTGGCAAAAAGGGAAACTCCTCTACAGGATTCGAAAATCCGAAAGGATATAAGAAAAGCATTTGAAAGAGTACTGATTCCGCTTGGAAAAGCGGATCAAAAGCTTCTTACGGCAAGAATGGACCTGGCTTTTCGAAAAAAAATCGTTAGTCAGATCGACGTACTTAATAAGAATAAGCTACGCCGCAAAATTTACGTCACGGATGTTGTTCCCATTCCTAAAAATAACTTTGAAACATGGAACGATGATGGCAGAGAATGGCGGGAATCGGTTTTGAAGTGCAGCACCCTGGAGCGTTTCGAGTCAATGCAAGGCAACAGGGTTCAGCATGAGATATACCGTAAAAATTCATATCTCCGAATACTTCAGTCGAGACACGTTCGCCGCACAGACAAAAAAGAGAATAAGAAAAGCTATTATCACGATATGTTGAGAATAACCTGCCCATCATGTGGTGCAAGAGTCAAGCTGAACAGTCAGCAGGTTACCTGTGAATATTGTGGCGCCGTTATAAAAAACGAGTTTTACGATTGGCAGACCGAATCGTTTGAGATTTATGAAACGATCAGTACAAATATGAAAAGATTTTTACAGCTTCTTTTATCCGGTTTCATACTTTTCTTAAGTGTCTTTCTATGCTTATACTTGATCGAGGATACGGAGATTTCCCTTGCAGCCGGCGTCGGTGCAGCGATTCTTGCTTTTGGAACGATTGTTACACCTATTATTTGTGGAAAAGTTAAACAAGACAATTTAGCGAAAAAGATCGTAGGATATTCAGAGAACTACCTCAGATCCTGCTTAAACGAATACTTTAGCAAAAACGAAAATGACAATGATCTGCTTGATTTCAGTATCGGCACGATCAAGCTTTTAAAAGTCTCTAACACAGATGAAATAACAACGGTTAAGTCTGAAGTTTATGGAACAAAAACCTTTCTTCCTGAAAATAAGAAACCGTTTACAAAAAAATTCAAAAAGAAACTGACCATGCAAAGAGCAAGATATCCAGAAAAAAGAAAGTCTGACGGTGAATTCTTTGCTGAAAAGGAATGCCCTAGCTGCGGAGCAACATTCTTGCCCGATGAAAACGGATGCTGTTCTTATTGTGGTTATAGCTTTCACGGAGATAGCGAAAAGTGGAAAATAAAAAGCTGA
- a CDS encoding fibronectin type III domain-containing protein: protein MNKKKKILTVVTLVILMLEASVFTVSAADNHSVDENTTYVTNFAELEKALEATSNETTPPDKLVVLKNNIDYEEQVPGDWSYQDEQEWYSEITVSYPGKITLDLNGKTLKVTTDMHSDEETRDLFVVFSGSKANTDFTITTTQSGGQIIFNSTANGTSMIAVNNPNADVNILGKAGKFINYNLTLTAQSGSDTYINDKNRHHVISFYDINNLYITGTLIQNNARVPSCIYSYGPEPQGNVTITGNSEIEVISNQLLNEQPFSTIYFQNTPSSRKVRLGGCYIGQKGNVNSIYYGGQPPHFYDIVLSQSLEKPNYVIMHNGTRAYNTWPDFVKLDADIKIISSCHDSEPELEERTSLLGHYKYCKKCDALESFQEHQFGRTLAAKEATCIRKGRTVGYECFGCKYYEGYTELPALGHDLSDTYTVDWPATCDKDGRESRHCKHTGCEYAIQKVIPKQHQSLVCNGTYCQSCKQYVNPTKIGYGDNSCKNITAYFFTPTETKVYLITITSSNLGSGNIQGTEVNLVENNQLSESVSSNDKGKVTEVRLEKDKTYDVTPYITNSESQDCIVNISCKKHNAVIDNEIKATCTKTGLTKGKHCSVCNTVIVAQTKVKALGHKYSKSVVKATLTSNGKITRKCTVCSTIEPTISIARIKSVSLKKSAYTYNGKAQKPAVIVKDANKKTLKNGMDYTVSYSKNQNIGKAIVTVTFKGNYSGSKKLSFKILPAATSKIAVKQTTNSIKASWKKVAGVSGYRVYLYKGKKLAKSVDTTKRTLTFKKLSKGTGYKIVVKAYKTIDGKKSLSLVSKELLTATKLSAPTSVKVKAGKKRAIISWTKDKSANSYTVYYSTKKNSGFKKLTVIKNSADIKKLTSGKTYYFKVVANKKAGKAVVASDFSKLVSAKIK, encoded by the coding sequence ATGAACAAAAAGAAAAAAATTTTGACTGTCGTAACATTAGTCATACTGATGCTCGAGGCATCAGTATTTACTGTTTCGGCAGCGGACAATCATTCGGTTGACGAAAACACAACCTATGTAACCAACTTTGCTGAGCTTGAAAAAGCTCTTGAGGCCACCTCGAACGAGACAACCCCACCCGATAAGCTTGTTGTTCTCAAAAACAACATAGATTACGAAGAGCAAGTTCCGGGCGATTGGAGCTATCAGGATGAGCAGGAGTGGTATTCCGAAATCACAGTTAGCTATCCCGGAAAAATCACCCTTGACTTGAACGGAAAAACCCTGAAAGTTACAACAGATATGCATTCAGACGAGGAGACAAGGGATCTGTTTGTGGTTTTTTCAGGTTCCAAGGCAAACACCGACTTCACAATTACCACAACCCAGTCCGGCGGACAGATAATCTTTAACTCAACAGCCAACGGAACTTCGATGATCGCTGTGAATAACCCAAACGCAGATGTGAATATTCTTGGAAAAGCAGGGAAGTTTATCAACTATAATCTCACTCTTACAGCACAATCCGGAAGTGACACTTATATAAACGATAAGAACAGGCACCACGTTATTTCCTTCTATGATATAAACAATCTCTATATCACCGGTACTCTTATTCAGAATAATGCACGCGTCCCGTCTTGTATATATTCATACGGACCGGAGCCGCAGGGCAATGTTACAATAACAGGAAACTCAGAAATAGAAGTAATTTCAAATCAGCTTCTTAATGAACAGCCGTTCAGCACAATATATTTCCAAAACACCCCATCCAGCAGAAAAGTAAGGCTTGGCGGCTGTTATATTGGACAAAAGGGAAATGTAAATTCAATCTATTACGGTGGTCAGCCTCCTCATTTCTATGACATAGTTCTATCACAATCTCTGGAAAAGCCGAACTATGTTATTATGCACAACGGTACCAGGGCATACAATACCTGGCCTGACTTTGTTAAGTTGGATGCGGATATAAAAATTATCTCCTCCTGTCACGATTCTGAGCCTGAATTAGAGGAAAGGACATCACTTCTTGGTCACTACAAGTACTGTAAAAAGTGTGATGCTCTTGAAAGCTTCCAGGAGCATCAGTTTGGCAGAACTCTCGCTGCTAAAGAGGCAACATGCATCAGAAAGGGAAGAACGGTCGGCTATGAATGCTTCGGCTGCAAATATTATGAGGGTTACACCGAACTGCCAGCACTTGGACACGATTTGAGCGACACCTATACGGTTGACTGGCCGGCAACCTGCGACAAAGATGGAAGGGAATCCAGACACTGCAAACACACTGGCTGTGAGTATGCAATTCAGAAAGTCATTCCGAAGCAGCACCAGAGCCTTGTATGTAATGGCACATACTGCCAAAGCTGCAAGCAATATGTTAACCCGACCAAAATAGGTTACGGTGACAATTCCTGTAAAAACATAACCGCTTACTTCTTTACTCCGACGGAAACGAAGGTTTATCTTATCACCATAACTTCGTCAAATCTCGGCAGCGGAAATATTCAGGGAACAGAAGTAAACCTTGTTGAGAATAACCAGCTTAGTGAATCCGTCTCTAGTAACGATAAAGGCAAAGTTACCGAAGTCAGGCTTGAAAAAGACAAAACCTACGATGTTACACCATATATAACTAATTCAGAAAGTCAAGACTGCATAGTTAACATATCCTGTAAGAAACATAATGCGGTTATAGATAACGAAATTAAAGCAACTTGCACAAAGACAGGTCTCACCAAAGGTAAGCACTGTTCAGTTTGTAACACCGTTATAGTCGCTCAGACCAAAGTCAAGGCTCTCGGTCATAAGTACTCCAAGTCTGTTGTCAAGGCTACTCTTACCTCAAATGGCAAGATTACCAGGAAGTGCACTGTTTGCAGTACGATAGAACCAACAATTTCGATAGCGAGAATTAAGTCAGTTTCGCTGAAAAAGTCGGCGTACACATATAACGGAAAGGCTCAGAAACCTGCGGTCATTGTTAAGGACGCAAACAAAAAAACACTTAAGAATGGAATGGATTACACCGTTTCTTACAGCAAAAACCAAAATATTGGCAAGGCGATCGTAACTGTTACCTTCAAGGGCAATTATAGCGGCAGCAAAAAGCTGAGCTTTAAAATCCTTCCCGCCGCGACGAGCAAGATCGCTGTTAAACAGACCACAAACTCGATCAAGGCTTCCTGGAAAAAGGTTGCCGGTGTAAGCGGGTACAGAGTATACCTTTACAAGGGCAAAAAGCTTGCCAAGAGCGTTGACACAACGAAGCGCACCCTCACATTTAAAAAGCTTTCAAAGGGCACGGGATACAAGATTGTTGTCAAAGCCTATAAGACGATTGACGGCAAAAAGTCTCTTTCTCTTGTTTCAAAGGAGCTTCTGACCGCAACAAAACTTTCTGCGCCGACGTCGGTCAAGGTCAAGGCAGGAAAGAAAAGGGCAATCATCAGCTGGACAAAGGATAAGAGTGCAAACAGCTATACAGTATATTACAGCACAAAGAAAAACAGCGGCTTCAAAAAGCTCACTGTTATCAAAAATAGCGCGGACATCAAAAAGCTTACAAGTGGTAAGACCTACTACTTTAAGGTTGTTGCCAACAAGAAGGCTGGAAAGGCTGTTGTGGCTTCTGATTTCAGCAAGCTTGTCAGCGCGAAAATCAAGTAA
- a CDS encoding DUF3592 domain-containing protein encodes MSKRKEKEDIKMTIFIMVVGIASMVVGVFGIVTSRIEKKEYAASTDIRKVSAVIVDFSTHDSKDDNGDVDYTTYKFRISYEIDGKTYKGKCEERVWPRDIAKGYTYDKLRKGDTIKVEVYKTTKGNYKLSPEGNPVDFLLYCAAIPFGLFLVVIMMCDIVKDKRKKQCENEVVSKE; translated from the coding sequence ATGAGTAAAAGAAAAGAAAAAGAGGACATTAAAATGACCATATTTATTATGGTCGTCGGCATAGCATCGATGGTTGTGGGTGTCTTCGGAATTGTCACAAGCAGAATTGAAAAGAAAGAATATGCAGCCTCAACTGATATACGGAAAGTTTCCGCTGTTATTGTTGACTTTTCAACCCACGATAGTAAGGATGACAATGGCGATGTAGATTATACAACATATAAATTCAGAATTTCATATGAAATTGACGGAAAGACCTATAAAGGAAAGTGCGAAGAACGCGTTTGGCCAAGAGATATCGCAAAAGGATACACATACGATAAATTGAGAAAAGGCGATACAATAAAAGTAGAGGTCTATAAAACTACAAAAGGAAATTACAAGCTTTCCCCGGAGGGTAATCCCGTTGATTTCCTGCTCTACTGCGCGGCAATCCCTTTTGGCTTGTTCCTTGTTGTTATAATGATGTGTGACATTGTAAAAGACAAACGGAAAAAGCAGTGCGAAAATGAAGTGGTCAGCAAGGAATAA
- a CDS encoding TM2 domain-containing protein, with amino-acid sequence MVDIKSMAAATAPREFELSYTTTIEDVYEKLNTHASAFKMPFKIKGGIPGKRISFEKEPNLDVTVWVFVKDGNKIKVMANIQENTTTVNGMRVDKNSVIQKGVSGVANLPIQRGEYLDEVTENVKKILNGEQVEDYVAPVGVSGSGQTEKDWLVALLLCLFLGGVGGHRFYAGKVGTGILYLFTAGVFGIGVLVDLIKIITGKFTDKDGNPIQKK; translated from the coding sequence ATGGTAGATATTAAATCAATGGCAGCTGCAACAGCTCCGAGGGAGTTTGAACTCTCTTATACAACTACAATTGAAGACGTATACGAAAAGCTTAACACACATGCTTCGGCTTTTAAAATGCCTTTCAAAATCAAAGGGGGTATCCCTGGAAAGCGCATTTCCTTTGAGAAAGAACCGAACCTTGACGTTACGGTCTGGGTATTTGTCAAGGACGGCAACAAAATTAAAGTCATGGCAAACATCCAGGAGAATACAACAACCGTCAACGGTATGCGAGTTGACAAAAACAGCGTAATTCAGAAAGGAGTAAGCGGAGTAGCTAATCTTCCTATTCAAAGAGGTGAGTATCTTGATGAGGTGACCGAAAATGTTAAAAAGATACTCAACGGCGAGCAGGTTGAAGATTATGTAGCACCCGTTGGTGTAAGTGGCAGCGGGCAGACGGAAAAGGATTGGCTTGTAGCCCTTCTTCTCTGCCTTTTCCTCGGCGGAGTTGGTGGCCACCGTTTCTATGCGGGTAAAGTAGGAACAGGCATTCTCTATCTTTTTACCGCCGGCGTTTTTGGAATCGGTGTACTTGTTGATCTGATAAAGATCATTACCGGCAAATTCACTGACAAAGACGGAAATCCTATTCAAAAAAAATAG